One genomic segment of Burkholderia pyrrocinia includes these proteins:
- a CDS encoding transporter substrate-binding domain-containing protein, whose product METFATLAAAALLCCAAAHAQTGAGTFVAAPGAGSRLDDVLARGALRVCTTGDYKPYSYYRADGRFEGIDIDMAESLAKSLGVKTDYVKTSWSNLTGDFVAKCDIAVGGVSTTLERQKRVFFTQPYVVDGKTPIVRCADADKYQTVAQIDRPETRVIVNPGGTNERFAKQYFTHANLTVYPDNVTIFKQILAGKADVMVTDASETLLQQKLNPGLCSVHPDKPFQFGEKAYMVPRGDVAFQQYVDQWLHLALSTGEYQALSDKWLK is encoded by the coding sequence ATGGAGACATTCGCCACGCTCGCGGCAGCCGCGCTGCTCTGCTGCGCCGCCGCGCACGCGCAGACCGGCGCCGGCACTTTCGTGGCCGCACCGGGCGCCGGCTCGCGGCTCGACGACGTGCTCGCGCGCGGCGCGCTGCGCGTCTGCACGACGGGCGACTACAAGCCGTATTCGTACTACCGCGCGGACGGCCGCTTCGAGGGCATCGACATCGACATGGCCGAATCGCTCGCGAAGTCGCTCGGCGTGAAGACCGACTATGTGAAGACGAGCTGGTCGAACCTGACCGGCGATTTCGTCGCGAAATGCGACATCGCGGTGGGCGGCGTATCGACGACGCTCGAGCGCCAGAAGCGCGTGTTCTTCACGCAGCCGTACGTCGTCGACGGCAAGACGCCGATCGTGCGCTGCGCGGACGCCGACAAATACCAGACCGTCGCGCAGATCGACCGGCCCGAAACACGCGTGATCGTGAACCCGGGCGGCACCAACGAACGTTTCGCGAAGCAGTACTTCACGCACGCGAACCTGACCGTCTATCCGGACAACGTAACGATCTTCAAGCAGATCCTCGCGGGCAAGGCGGACGTGATGGTGACGGATGCGTCCGAAACGCTCCTGCAGCAAAAGCTGAATCCGGGGCTGTGCTCGGTCCATCCGGACAAGCCGTTCCAGTTCGGCGAGAAGGCGTACATGGTGCCGCGCGGCGATGTCGCGTTCCAGCAGTACGTCGACCAGTGGCTGCATCTCGCGCTGTCGACCGGCGAATACCAGGCGCTTTCGGACAAGTGGCTGAAGTAG
- a CDS encoding AMP-binding protein, with product MAADLGVGALIAPENGLSYVRGVTDVPLSDATIGRFLRDTAGRFPDRPAVVFREQQVRWTWREFAGEVDVLAAGLAALGIVKGDRVGIWSLNRSEWLLTQFATARIGAVLVNLNPAYRLAELEYALNKVGCKAVIAAERFKSSAYVEMLQTIAPELASATPGDLHAARVPSLRIVVSMGDVAPAGMFRFADVMTRGRQAVDPALLDAIGATLAANDPINIQFTSGTTGSPKGATLTHRNIVNNGRSIATAMRFSEQDTLCIPVPLYHCFGMVLAVLACVSKGAAMVFPGEAFDPVATLAAVADEGCTALHGVPTMFIAELDHPAFPTFDLSTLRTGIMAGSPCPIETMKRVVSQMHLSEITIAYGMTETSPVSFQSSTDDPLEKRTTTVGRIQPHLEVKIVDPNGGIVPVGATGELCTKGYSVMLGYWDDDAKTREVLVDGWMHTGDLATLDADGYCNIVGRLKDMVIRGGENVYPREIEEFLFRHPKIQSAQVFGVPDAKYGEELCAWIVLRADEQMTEDDVRAFCNGQIAHYKIPRYIRFVDELPMTVTGKVQKFVMRDRMIEELKLDVQKTA from the coding sequence ATGGCAGCAGACCTTGGCGTGGGGGCGCTGATTGCGCCCGAAAACGGACTGTCGTACGTGCGCGGCGTGACCGACGTGCCGCTATCCGACGCGACGATCGGCCGGTTCCTGCGCGATACCGCCGGCCGCTTTCCCGACCGTCCGGCCGTCGTGTTCCGCGAGCAGCAAGTACGCTGGACCTGGCGCGAGTTCGCAGGCGAGGTCGACGTGCTCGCGGCCGGCCTCGCCGCGCTCGGGATCGTGAAGGGCGATCGCGTCGGCATCTGGTCGCTGAACCGCAGCGAATGGCTGCTCACGCAGTTCGCGACCGCGCGTATCGGCGCGGTGCTCGTCAACCTCAATCCGGCCTACCGGCTCGCCGAACTCGAGTACGCGCTGAACAAGGTCGGCTGCAAGGCCGTGATCGCGGCCGAGCGCTTCAAATCGTCGGCCTATGTCGAGATGCTGCAGACGATCGCGCCGGAGCTCGCGAGCGCGACACCGGGCGACCTGCACGCGGCACGCGTGCCGAGCCTGCGTATCGTCGTATCGATGGGCGACGTCGCGCCGGCCGGCATGTTCCGTTTCGCCGACGTGATGACGCGCGGCCGCCAGGCCGTCGACCCCGCATTGCTCGACGCGATCGGCGCGACGCTCGCGGCCAACGACCCGATCAACATCCAGTTCACGAGCGGCACGACCGGCAGCCCGAAGGGGGCGACGCTCACGCATCGCAACATCGTCAACAACGGGCGCTCGATCGCGACGGCGATGCGTTTCAGCGAGCAGGACACGTTGTGCATCCCGGTGCCGCTGTACCACTGCTTCGGGATGGTGCTGGCCGTGCTCGCGTGCGTGTCGAAGGGCGCGGCGATGGTGTTCCCGGGCGAAGCGTTCGACCCGGTCGCGACGCTCGCGGCCGTGGCCGACGAAGGCTGCACCGCACTGCACGGCGTGCCGACGATGTTCATCGCGGAACTCGATCATCCGGCGTTCCCGACATTCGACCTGTCGACGCTGCGCACCGGGATCATGGCCGGCTCGCCGTGCCCGATCGAGACGATGAAGCGCGTCGTGTCGCAGATGCACCTGTCGGAGATCACGATCGCGTACGGGATGACGGAGACGAGCCCCGTGTCGTTCCAGAGCTCGACCGACGATCCGCTCGAGAAGCGCACGACGACAGTCGGACGCATCCAGCCGCATCTGGAAGTGAAGATCGTCGATCCGAACGGCGGCATCGTACCGGTCGGCGCGACGGGCGAGCTGTGCACGAAGGGCTATTCGGTGATGCTCGGCTACTGGGACGACGACGCGAAGACGCGTGAGGTGCTGGTCGACGGCTGGATGCATACGGGCGACCTCGCGACGCTCGATGCGGACGGCTATTGCAACATCGTCGGCCGCCTGAAGGACATGGTGATTCGCGGCGGCGAGAACGTCTATCCGCGCGAGATCGAGGAATTCCTGTTTCGGCATCCGAAGATCCAGAGCGCGCAGGTTTTCGGCGTGCCCGATGCGAAATACGGCGAGGAGCTGTGCGCGTGGATCGTGCTGCGCGCGGACGAGCAGATGACCGAGGACGACGTGCGCGCGTTCTGCAACGGGCAGATCGCGCACTACAAGATTCCGCGCTATATCCGCTTCGTCGACGAGCTGCCGATGACGGTGACGGGCAAGGTGCAGAAGTTCGTGATGCGCGACCGGATGATCGAGGAACTGAAGCTCGACGTGCAGAAGACCGCATAA
- a CDS encoding F0F1 ATP synthase subunit epsilon: MATIKVDVVSAEEQIFSGEAKFVALPGETGELGILPGHTPLITRIRPGAVRIEVEGGNDEFVFVAGGILEVQPGAVTVLADTAIRGKDLDAAKAEEARKRAEETLQNAKSDLDLAKAQSELATAMAQLEAIQRLAKIRSRH, encoded by the coding sequence ATGGCAACCATCAAAGTAGACGTCGTCAGCGCGGAAGAGCAGATCTTCTCGGGCGAGGCAAAATTCGTCGCGCTGCCGGGCGAAACGGGTGAGCTGGGTATTCTGCCGGGCCACACGCCGCTGATCACGCGGATTCGTCCGGGTGCGGTGCGCATCGAAGTCGAGGGCGGCAACGACGAATTCGTGTTCGTCGCGGGCGGCATTCTCGAAGTGCAGCCGGGCGCCGTGACGGTGCTCGCCGATACCGCGATCCGCGGCAAGGACCTCGACGCGGCGAAAGCCGAGGAAGCGCGCAAGCGCGCCGAGGAAACGCTGCAGAACGCGAAGTCGGACCTCGACCTCGCGAAGGCGCAATCCGAGCTCGCGACCGCGATGGCGCAGCTCGAGGCGATCCAGCGTCTGGCGAAGATTCGCAGCCGGCACTGA
- the atpD gene encoding F0F1 ATP synthase subunit beta → MSTAALVEGKIVQCIGAVIDVEFPRDSMPKIYDALILDGSELTLEVQQQLGDGVVRTICLGASDGLRRGLTVKNTSKPISVPVGKPTLGRIMDVLGRPIDEAGPIVSENTRSIHQKAPAFDELSPSTELLETGIKVIDLICPFAKGGKVGLFGGAGVGKTVNMMELINNIAKEHGGYSVFAGVGERTREGNDFYHEMKDSNVLDKVALVYGQMNEPPGNRLRVALTGLTMAEHFRDEGLDVLFFVDNIYRFTLAGTEVSALLGRMPSAVGYQPTLAEEMGKLQERITSTKKGSITSVQAVYVPADDLTDPSPATTFGHLDATVVLSRDIASLGIYPAVDPLDSTSRQIDPNVIGEEHYSITRRVQQTLQRYKELRDIIAILGMDELSPEDKLSVARARKIQRFLSQPFHVAEVFTGSPGKYVPLKETIRGFKMIVDGECDHLPEQAFYMVGTIDEAFEKAKKIQ, encoded by the coding sequence ATGAGTACTGCTGCTTTGGTAGAAGGCAAGATCGTACAGTGCATCGGCGCCGTTATCGACGTGGAATTCCCGCGCGACAGCATGCCGAAGATCTACGACGCGCTTATTCTCGATGGCTCGGAACTGACGCTCGAAGTCCAGCAGCAGCTGGGCGACGGCGTGGTCCGAACCATCTGTCTGGGTGCATCCGACGGCCTGCGCCGCGGCCTGACCGTGAAGAACACGAGCAAGCCGATCTCGGTGCCGGTCGGCAAGCCGACCCTCGGCCGGATCATGGACGTGCTCGGCCGTCCGATCGACGAGGCTGGCCCGATCGTGAGCGAAAACACGCGCTCGATCCACCAGAAGGCCCCGGCGTTCGACGAACTGTCGCCGTCGACCGAACTGCTCGAAACGGGTATCAAGGTCATCGACCTGATCTGCCCGTTCGCAAAGGGCGGCAAGGTTGGCCTGTTCGGCGGTGCCGGCGTGGGCAAGACCGTCAACATGATGGAGCTCATCAACAACATCGCGAAGGAACACGGCGGTTACTCCGTGTTCGCGGGCGTGGGCGAGCGTACCCGTGAAGGGAACGACTTCTACCACGAAATGAAGGACTCGAACGTTCTCGACAAGGTCGCGCTGGTGTACGGCCAGATGAACGAGCCGCCGGGCAACCGTCTGCGCGTCGCGCTGACCGGCCTGACGATGGCCGAGCACTTCCGTGACGAAGGCCTCGACGTGCTGTTCTTCGTCGACAACATCTACCGTTTCACGCTGGCCGGTACCGAAGTGTCGGCACTGCTCGGCCGTATGCCGTCGGCAGTGGGCTATCAGCCGACGCTGGCTGAAGAAATGGGCAAGCTGCAAGAGCGCATCACGTCGACCAAGAAGGGCTCGATTACGTCGGTCCAGGCCGTGTACGTCCCTGCGGACGACTTGACCGACCCGTCGCCGGCTACGACCTTCGGCCACCTGGACGCAACCGTCGTTCTGTCGCGTGACATCGCTTCGCTGGGTATCTACCCGGCGGTCGACCCGCTCGACTCGACGTCGCGCCAGATCGACCCGAACGTGATCGGTGAAGAGCATTACTCGATCACCCGTCGCGTTCAGCAGACGCTGCAGCGCTACAAGGAACTGCGCGACATCATCGCGATTCTGGGCATGGACGAACTGTCGCCGGAAGACAAGCTGTCGGTCGCGCGCGCACGTAAGATCCAGCGTTTCCTGTCGCAGCCGTTCCACGTTGCTGAAGTGTTCACGGGCTCGCCGGGCAAGTACGTGCCGCTGAAGGAAACGATCCGCGGCTTCAAGATGATCGTCGACGGCGAGTGCGACCACCTGCCGGAACAGGCGTTCTACATGGTCGGCACGATCGACGAAGCCTTCGAAAAGGCCAAGAAGATCCAGTAA
- the atpG gene encoding F0F1 ATP synthase subunit gamma, whose product MAGMKEIRGKIKSVQNTRKITKAMEMVAASKMRRAQERMRAARPYADKVRAIAAHMSRANPEYRHPFMVANDGTNTAGIILVTTDKGLCGGLNTNVLRATVQKFKELEEKGQKVEATAIGSKGLGFLNRFGAKVMSQVVHLGDTPHLDKLIGAVKTQLDLYSEGKLSAVYIAYTRFVNTMKQEAVIEQLLPLSSEHFEADDGTPATSWDYIYEPDAQAVVDELLVRYVEALVYQAVAENMASEQSARMVAMKAASDNAKTVISELQLVYNKSRQAAITKELSEIVGGAAAV is encoded by the coding sequence ATGGCTGGAATGAAGGAAATTCGCGGCAAGATCAAGAGCGTGCAGAACACGCGCAAGATCACGAAGGCGATGGAGATGGTGGCCGCATCGAAGATGCGCCGCGCGCAGGAACGCATGCGCGCCGCTCGTCCGTATGCGGACAAGGTCCGTGCCATCGCCGCGCACATGAGCCGCGCGAACCCCGAGTACCGCCACCCGTTCATGGTGGCGAACGACGGCACGAACACGGCCGGCATCATCCTCGTCACGACGGACAAGGGTCTGTGCGGCGGTCTGAACACCAACGTGCTGCGTGCGACGGTGCAGAAGTTCAAGGAGCTGGAAGAGAAGGGCCAGAAGGTCGAAGCCACGGCGATCGGCAGCAAGGGCCTCGGGTTCCTGAACCGCTTCGGCGCGAAGGTGATGTCGCAGGTCGTGCACCTCGGCGACACCCCGCATCTGGACAAGCTGATCGGCGCGGTGAAGACGCAGCTCGACCTGTACTCGGAAGGCAAGCTGTCGGCGGTTTATATCGCTTACACGCGCTTCGTCAACACGATGAAGCAGGAAGCCGTGATCGAGCAGTTGCTGCCGCTGTCGTCGGAACACTTCGAAGCCGATGACGGTACGCCGGCCACGTCGTGGGACTACATCTACGAGCCGGACGCGCAGGCAGTCGTCGACGAACTGCTCGTGCGTTACGTCGAGGCGCTGGTGTACCAGGCCGTCGCGGAGAACATGGCGTCCGAGCAATCGGCGCGGATGGTCGCGATGAAGGCCGCGTCCGACAACGCGAAGACGGTGATCAGCGAACTGCAGCTCGTGTACAACAAGAGCCGTCAGGCCGCGATTACGAAAGAACTGTCGGAGATCGTCGGCGGCGCAGCTGCTGTTTAA
- the atpA gene encoding F0F1 ATP synthase subunit alpha — MQLNPSEISELIKSRIQGLEASADVRNQGTVISVTDGIVRIHGLSDVMQGEMLEFPGNTFGLALNLERDSVGAVILGEYEHISEGDIVKTTGRILEVPVGPELVGRVVDALGNPIDGKGPVNAKLTDAIEKIAPGVIWRKSVSQPVQTGIKSIDAMVPIGRGQRELIIGDRQCGKTAVALDAIINQKGKDLICIYVAIGQKASSIMNVVRKLEETGAMEYTIVVAATASDSAAMQYLAPYAGCTMGEYFRDRGQDALIIYDDLTKQAWAYRQISLLLRRPPGREAYPGDVFYLHSRLLERAARVSEEYVEKFTNGEVKGKSGSLTALPVIETQAGDVTAFVPTNVISITDGQIFLETDLFNAGIRPAINAGVSVSRVGGAAQTKVVKKLSGGIRTDLAQYRELAAFAQFASDLDEATRKQLERGRRVTELLKQPQYQPLQVWELAVSLYAANNGYLDDLDVKQVLPFEKGLRESLKTSNADLIKRIEDTKDLSKDDEGALRSAIESFKKSGAY; from the coding sequence ATGCAACTCAATCCCTCTGAGATCAGCGAGCTGATCAAGAGCCGGATCCAGGGCCTTGAAGCGAGCGCAGACGTTCGCAACCAGGGCACCGTGATCTCCGTGACCGACGGTATCGTGCGCATCCACGGCCTGTCGGACGTGATGCAGGGCGAAATGCTCGAGTTTCCGGGCAACACGTTCGGCCTCGCGCTGAACCTCGAGCGCGACTCGGTCGGCGCGGTGATTCTCGGCGAATACGAACACATCTCGGAAGGCGACATCGTCAAGACGACGGGCCGCATTCTGGAAGTCCCGGTTGGTCCGGAACTCGTCGGCCGTGTGGTCGATGCGCTCGGCAACCCGATCGACGGCAAGGGCCCGGTCAACGCGAAGCTGACCGACGCGATCGAAAAGATCGCCCCGGGCGTGATCTGGCGCAAGTCGGTGTCGCAGCCGGTGCAGACGGGCATCAAGTCGATCGACGCGATGGTGCCGATCGGCCGTGGCCAGCGTGAGCTGATCATCGGTGACCGTCAGTGCGGCAAGACCGCGGTGGCGCTCGACGCGATCATCAACCAGAAGGGCAAGGACCTGATCTGTATCTACGTCGCGATCGGCCAGAAGGCTTCGTCGATCATGAACGTGGTTCGCAAGCTCGAAGAAACGGGCGCGATGGAATACACGATCGTCGTCGCCGCCACGGCATCGGATTCCGCCGCGATGCAGTACCTGGCACCGTACGCCGGCTGCACGATGGGCGAATACTTCCGCGATCGCGGCCAGGATGCGCTGATCATTTATGACGACTTGACCAAGCAGGCTTGGGCATACCGCCAGATCTCGCTGCTGCTGCGCCGCCCGCCGGGCCGTGAAGCATACCCGGGCGACGTGTTCTATCTGCACTCGCGTCTGCTGGAGCGTGCGGCTCGCGTGTCGGAAGAGTACGTCGAGAAGTTCACGAACGGCGAAGTGAAGGGCAAGAGCGGTTCGCTGACGGCACTGCCGGTCATCGAAACGCAGGCAGGCGACGTGACCGCATTCGTTCCGACGAACGTGATCTCGATTACCGACGGCCAGATCTTCCTGGAAACCGACCTGTTCAACGCAGGCATCCGCCCGGCAATCAACGCCGGCGTGTCGGTGTCGCGAGTCGGTGGCGCCGCTCAGACGAAGGTCGTGAAGAAGCTGTCGGGCGGTATTCGTACCGACCTCGCGCAGTACCGTGAACTGGCTGCATTCGCGCAGTTCGCATCGGACCTCGACGAAGCGACCCGCAAGCAGCTCGAGCGCGGCCGCCGCGTGACGGAACTGCTGAAGCAGCCGCAGTACCAGCCGCTGCAGGTGTGGGAACTGGCCGTGTCGCTGTACGCCGCGAACAACGGCTACCTCGACGACCTCGACGTGAAGCAAGTGCTGCCGTTCGAGAAGGGCCTGCGCGAAAGCCTGAAGACCAGCAACGCTGACCTCATCAAGCGCATCGAAGACACCAAGGATCTCTCGAAGGACGACGAAGGCGCACTGCGCTCGGCGATCGAATCCTTCAAGAAGTCCGGTGCCTATTGA
- a CDS encoding F0F1 ATP synthase subunit delta, which produces MAELATIARPYAEALFRVAEGGDIAAWSTLVQELAQVAHLPEVLSVASSPKVTRTQVAELLLAAVKSPLASGAEAKNFVQMLVDNHRIALLPEIAEQFEALKNEREGAADAEIVSAFPLNGADLESLVSGLERKFKRKLKPTVEVDSSLIGGVRVTVGDEVLDTSVRARLASMQAALTA; this is translated from the coding sequence ATGGCCGAACTTGCAACCATCGCCCGCCCTTACGCAGAAGCGCTGTTCCGCGTGGCCGAGGGCGGTGACATCGCCGCCTGGTCCACCCTCGTGCAAGAGCTGGCCCAGGTTGCGCATCTGCCGGAAGTGCTGTCGGTCGCGTCGAGCCCGAAGGTGACGCGCACGCAAGTAGCCGAGTTGCTGCTTGCTGCGGTGAAGTCGCCGCTCGCGTCCGGCGCCGAAGCGAAGAACTTCGTGCAGATGCTGGTCGACAATCATCGCATCGCGCTGCTGCCGGAAATTGCCGAGCAGTTCGAGGCGCTCAAGAACGAACGTGAAGGTGCAGCCGACGCCGAGATCGTGAGCGCGTTCCCGCTGAACGGCGCGGATCTCGAGAGTCTCGTCTCGGGCCTCGAACGCAAGTTCAAGCGCAAGCTGAAACCGACGGTCGAAGTCGATTCGTCGCTGATCGGCGGCGTGCGCGTGACGGTCGGCGACGAAGTGCTCGACACCTCGGTTCGCGCGCGCCTCGCATCGATGCAGGCTGCCTTGACCGCCTGA
- the hemE gene encoding uroporphyrinogen decarboxylase: MAHNLLNDTFLRALLREPTEYTPIWLMRQAGRYLPEYNATRARAGSFLGLAKHPDYATEVTLQPLERFPLDAAILFSDILTIPDAMGLGLDFQVGEGPKFAHPVRTEADVAKLAVPDIEATLGYVTGAVREIRRALTDGQGRQRVPLIGFSGSPWTLACYMVEGGGSDDFRTVKSMAYSRPDLMHRILDVNAQAVAAYLNAQIEAGAQAVMIFDTWGGALADGAYQRFSLDYIRRVVAQLKREHDGERVPVITFTKGGGLWLEEIAATGVDAVGLDWTVNLGAARERVAGRVALQGNLDPTILFAPPAAVREQARAVLDSYGNHPGHVFNLGHGISQFTSPDHVAELVDEVHNHSRAIRSGAAG, translated from the coding sequence GTGGCCCATAACCTGCTCAACGACACCTTCCTGCGTGCGCTTCTGCGCGAGCCGACCGAGTACACGCCGATCTGGCTGATGCGTCAGGCGGGCCGCTACCTGCCCGAATACAACGCCACGCGCGCGCGCGCCGGCAGCTTCCTCGGTCTCGCGAAGCATCCCGACTACGCGACCGAAGTGACGCTGCAGCCGCTCGAGCGCTTCCCGCTCGACGCCGCGATCCTGTTCTCGGACATCCTGACGATTCCGGACGCGATGGGGCTCGGCCTCGACTTCCAGGTCGGAGAAGGCCCGAAGTTCGCGCATCCGGTGCGCACCGAGGCCGACGTCGCGAAGCTCGCGGTGCCGGACATCGAAGCGACGCTCGGCTACGTGACCGGCGCCGTGCGCGAGATCCGCCGCGCGCTCACCGACGGCCAGGGCCGCCAGCGCGTGCCGCTGATCGGCTTCTCGGGCAGCCCATGGACGCTCGCGTGCTACATGGTCGAAGGCGGCGGCTCGGACGATTTCCGCACCGTGAAGTCGATGGCGTATTCGCGTCCCGACCTGATGCACCGGATTCTCGACGTGAACGCGCAGGCGGTGGCCGCGTACCTGAACGCACAGATCGAAGCGGGCGCACAGGCCGTGATGATCTTCGATACTTGGGGCGGCGCGCTGGCGGACGGCGCATACCAGCGTTTTTCGCTCGACTACATCCGTCGCGTGGTCGCGCAGCTCAAGCGCGAGCACGACGGCGAGCGCGTGCCGGTGATCACGTTCACGAAGGGCGGCGGGCTGTGGCTGGAGGAGATCGCGGCGACCGGCGTCGACGCGGTCGGGCTCGACTGGACGGTCAACCTCGGCGCCGCGCGCGAGCGCGTCGCGGGGCGCGTCGCGCTGCAGGGCAACCTCGATCCGACGATCCTGTTTGCGCCGCCGGCCGCGGTGCGCGAGCAGGCGCGCGCAGTGCTCGACAGCTACGGCAACCACCCGGGCCACGTGTTCAACCTCGGGCACGGCATCTCGCAATTCACGTCGCCCGATCACGTCGCCGAACTCGTCGACGAGGTGCATAACCACAGCCGCGCAATCCGTAGCGGAGCCGCCGGCTGA